Proteins encoded together in one Telopea speciosissima isolate NSW1024214 ecotype Mountain lineage chromosome 6, Tspe_v1, whole genome shotgun sequence window:
- the LOC122664417 gene encoding UMP-CMP kinase-like, with protein MWRRVASLSHILSPSKSSALHQGICRRTVWEAFTTDIMHPAIGGVASEEKNPLITFVLGGPGSGKGTQCAKIVETFGYKHLSAGDLLRKEISSNSENGAMILDTIKEGKIVPSEMTVKLIQKEIESSDNHKFLIDGFPRCEENRIAFEQIIGMEPNIVLFFDCPEDEMVKRVLSRNEGRVDDNIDTIKKRLKVFAALNLPVIKHYTEKGKVYKINGVGTADEIFKQVHPIFTELFVK; from the exons ATGTGGAGGCGCGTTGCTTCCCTTTCTCACATCCTTTCTCCGTCCAAATCGTCTGCTCTTCACCAG GGCATATGTAGACGGACAGTTTGGGAAGCTTTCACCACAGACATCATGCATCCG GCCATAGGTGGAGTTGCCTCCGAAGAGAAGAACCCACTCATAACTTTTGTCTTAG GAGGTCCTGGTAGTGGAAAAGGTACACAATGTGCAAAAATTGTAGAGACCTTTGGATACAAACACCTTAGTGCTGGAGATTTGCTAAGGAAGGAAATATCTTCTAATAGTGAAAATGG TGCGATGATCCTTGACACAATTAAGGAAGGGAAGATTGTTCCTTCTGAAATGACAGTGAAACTAATTCAGAAGGAGATTGAATCAAGTGATAACCATAAATTTCTCATTGATGGTTTCCCACGTTGTGAGGAGAATCGCATTGCATTTGAACAAATT ATTGGTATGGAACCAAACATTGTGCTTTTCTTTGACTGTCCAGAAGATGAGATGGTAAAACGAGTGCTAAGCCGCAACGAG GGACGAGTTGATGATAATATAGATACAATCAAGAAGCGTCTAAAAGTGTTCGCAGCATTAAATCTTCCTGTTATCAAACACTACACTGAGAAGGGTAAAGTTTACAAG ATAAATGGAGTAGGAACAGCAGATGAGATATTTAAACAAGTTCACCCAATTTTCACTGAG CTGTTTGTTAAATGA